A genomic region of Mycobacterium senriense contains the following coding sequences:
- a CDS encoding metallopeptidase TldD-related protein → MITAQHVVNIVLDEAAKLGRADETMVLVTDKVEATLRWAGNSMTTNGVSVSRSVSVISVVRRGSGARIGTVVSAEADPRVLPGLVAASQEAASAAPEAGDAAPLLSDTGVPVDWDAPVPGTGPLVFSDVAGSLTRGFRGEDRLYGFAHHSVSTTFLASSTGLRRRFTQPNGAVEINAKRGDASAWAGVGTPDFVDVPTDSLLEQLSTRLGWAQRSVELPAGRYETIMPPSTVADMMIYMAWSMAGRGAQEGRTAFSAPGGGTRVGERLTDLPLTLYSDPMAPGLTCTPFVAVSSSSETVSVFDNGAEINQVDWIRKGVINALAYPRATAAKYDVDVAVAADNLVMTGGTASQEDMIAATERGLLLTTLWYIRVVDPTTLLFTGLTRDGVYLIEDCRVTAAVNNFRFNESPLDLLRRATEAGVSEKTLPREWGDWATRAAMPSLRIPDFYMSSVSQAQ, encoded by the coding sequence GTGATCACCGCGCAGCATGTCGTCAACATCGTGCTCGATGAGGCGGCCAAGCTCGGCCGCGCCGACGAGACCATGGTGCTGGTCACCGACAAGGTCGAGGCGACGTTGCGTTGGGCGGGCAATTCGATGACCACCAACGGGGTTTCGGTGAGCCGCAGCGTGTCGGTGATTTCGGTGGTGCGTCGCGGGTCCGGCGCGCGCATCGGCACGGTGGTGTCCGCTGAGGCCGACCCGCGGGTGCTGCCCGGGCTGGTGGCCGCGTCGCAGGAGGCGGCCAGCGCGGCGCCGGAGGCCGGTGACGCCGCGCCGCTGCTGAGCGATACCGGGGTGCCCGTGGATTGGGACGCGCCGGTGCCCGGCACCGGGCCATTGGTCTTCTCCGATGTGGCCGGCTCACTGACCCGCGGCTTCCGCGGCGAAGACCGGTTGTATGGCTTTGCCCACCACAGTGTTTCGACGACCTTCCTGGCATCGTCGACGGGATTGCGGCGACGTTTCACTCAGCCCAACGGGGCGGTGGAAATCAACGCCAAACGCGGCGACGCCAGCGCCTGGGCGGGGGTCGGGACACCCGACTTCGTCGATGTGCCAACCGATTCGCTGCTCGAGCAGCTGTCGACGCGGCTGGGCTGGGCGCAGCGCAGCGTCGAGCTGCCGGCGGGACGCTACGAGACGATCATGCCGCCGTCGACGGTGGCCGACATGATGATCTACATGGCGTGGTCGATGGCCGGCCGCGGCGCCCAGGAGGGCCGGACCGCGTTCTCGGCGCCCGGCGGCGGAACCCGGGTGGGGGAGCGGCTCACCGATCTGCCGCTGACGCTCTACTCCGATCCGATGGCGCCCGGACTGACTTGTACGCCGTTCGTCGCGGTCAGCAGTTCCTCCGAGACGGTGTCGGTGTTCGACAACGGTGCGGAGATCAATCAGGTGGACTGGATCCGCAAGGGAGTGATCAACGCGCTGGCTTATCCGCGAGCCACCGCCGCCAAATACGACGTCGACGTCGCGGTGGCCGCCGACAACCTGGTGATGACCGGTGGGACGGCCAGTCAGGAGGACATGATCGCGGCCACCGAGCGCGGTCTGTTGCTGACCACGCTGTGGTACATCCGCGTCGTCGACCCCACCACCCTGTTGTTCACCGGGCTGACCCGCGACGGCGTCTACCTCATCGAGGACTGCCGGGTGACCGCGGCGGTCAACAACTTCCGATTCAACGAGAGTCCGCTGGACCTGCTGCGGCGGGCCACCGAAGCCGGCGTCAGTGAAAAGACCCTGCCGCGCGAATGGGGGGATTGGGCCACCCGCGCCGCGATGCCGTCGCTGCGGATACCCGACTTCTACATGTCGTCGGTGAGCCAGGCCCAGTAA
- a CDS encoding carboxymuconolactone decarboxylase family protein has protein sequence MTAPVSVREDQLMRLVSLAPGDSRLAALVRRVCAQTMSLPPLPASVEVGEPESETEAAVAEFAEQFSADVASVTAEQRSRLWKQLGDGTFGVVVQMYIADFIPRVRAGLEALGVGAQYLGWVGQAITWDHTTDPAYAVFNQFLIAVARMRALDPVTSELVRLRGAAQHNCRLCNSLREGGALDAGGSETLYEEIARFESSSLLDDRAKAALRYADALIWTPAHLVADDVAEVRSRFSESEAVELTFDIMRNASNKVAVSLGADTPRVETGTERYLLDADGQTVFS, from the coding sequence ATGACGGCTCCGGTTTCTGTTCGAGAAGACCAGCTCATGCGGTTGGTGTCGTTGGCTCCGGGCGACAGTCGTCTGGCGGCGCTGGTTCGCCGGGTATGTGCGCAGACGATGTCGCTGCCGCCGCTGCCCGCGAGCGTCGAGGTCGGCGAGCCGGAATCGGAAACCGAGGCCGCGGTCGCCGAATTCGCCGAACAATTCAGCGCCGACGTCGCGTCGGTCACCGCCGAACAGCGGTCGCGGTTGTGGAAGCAGCTAGGGGACGGCACTTTTGGCGTCGTCGTGCAGATGTACATCGCCGACTTCATCCCCCGGGTGCGGGCCGGGCTGGAAGCGCTCGGCGTCGGCGCGCAATACCTCGGCTGGGTCGGTCAAGCGATCACCTGGGATCACACCACCGATCCGGCGTATGCGGTGTTCAACCAATTTTTAATCGCGGTGGCGCGAATGCGTGCCCTCGACCCCGTCACCTCCGAACTGGTTCGGCTACGCGGGGCGGCACAGCACAATTGCCGGTTGTGCAACTCGCTGCGAGAGGGCGGCGCGCTCGATGCTGGTGGCTCGGAAACGCTGTACGAGGAGATCGCGCGCTTCGAATCATCGAGTTTGCTCGATGACCGCGCTAAAGCAGCGCTGCGTTATGCCGATGCGTTAATTTGGACGCCTGCGCACCTCGTCGCCGACGACGTCGCCGAGGTGCGCTCCCGGTTCTCCGAGTCGGAGGCCGTGGAGCTCACCTTCGACATCATGCGAAATGCCAGCAACAAAGTCGCCGTGTCATTGGGCGCCGACACACCGCGCGTCGAGACCGGCACCGAGCGGTACTTGCTCGACGCCGACGGCCAGACGGTATTCAGCTGA
- a CDS encoding TldD/PmbA family protein, which translates to MTPNRGIDADFLDLPRHDLADAALSAAKLAGATHADLRVHRIITEIIQLRDGELETAVINREVGLAVRVIVDGTWGFASHAELVPSVAAETARRAVHVATTLATLSSERVELAPEPVYADAAWVSDYRIDPFDISTTDKIAVLEDYSGRLLSADGINHVSALLTAVKEQTFYADTFGSSITQQRVRVLPSLEAVTVDPAAGSFDSMRTLAPPMGRGWEVLAGDEVWNWTDELAQLPSLLAEKIKAPTVVPGPKDLVIDPTNLWLTIHESIGHATEYDRAIGYEAAYAGTSFATPDKLGTMRYGSPVMTVTADRTVEFGLATIGYDDEGVAAQSWDLVRDGIFTGYQLDRVFAQRLGQPRSNGCSYADSPHHVPIQRMANVSLQPAPDDISTDDLISRVEDGIYIVGDKSWSIDMQRYNFQFTGQRFFQIREGRLDGQLRDVAYQATTTEFWNSMEALGGASTWRLGGAFNCGKAQPGQIAAVSHGCPSALFRGINVLNTRTEGGRQ; encoded by the coding sequence GTGACACCGAACCGGGGGATCGATGCCGACTTCCTGGACCTGCCGCGCCACGACCTGGCCGATGCCGCGCTCTCGGCGGCCAAGTTGGCCGGGGCGACGCACGCCGACCTGCGGGTTCATCGCATCATTACCGAAATCATCCAGCTGCGCGACGGCGAGCTGGAGACCGCGGTGATCAATCGTGAGGTGGGCCTGGCGGTGCGAGTGATCGTCGACGGCACCTGGGGATTCGCCTCGCATGCGGAGCTGGTGCCGTCGGTGGCGGCCGAGACGGCGCGGCGCGCGGTGCACGTGGCCACCACTTTGGCGACGCTGAGCAGCGAGCGCGTCGAGCTGGCGCCCGAACCGGTGTACGCGGACGCGGCCTGGGTGTCGGACTACCGGATCGACCCGTTCGACATCTCGACCACCGACAAGATCGCCGTGCTGGAGGACTACTCCGGGCGGCTGCTGAGCGCCGACGGCATCAACCACGTGTCGGCGCTGCTGACCGCCGTCAAGGAGCAGACGTTCTACGCCGACACGTTCGGATCCTCGATCACCCAACAGCGGGTGCGGGTGCTGCCCTCGCTGGAGGCGGTGACGGTCGACCCCGCGGCCGGCAGCTTCGATTCGATGCGCACGCTGGCGCCGCCGATGGGCCGTGGCTGGGAGGTCCTGGCCGGTGACGAGGTGTGGAACTGGACCGACGAGCTGGCGCAGCTGCCGTCATTGCTGGCCGAGAAGATCAAGGCGCCCACCGTCGTTCCGGGGCCCAAAGACCTGGTGATCGACCCGACCAACCTGTGGCTGACGATCCATGAATCAATCGGGCACGCAACCGAATACGACCGCGCGATCGGCTACGAGGCGGCCTACGCCGGTACGTCGTTCGCCACGCCGGACAAACTGGGCACCATGCGGTACGGGTCGCCGGTGATGACGGTGACCGCGGACCGCACCGTCGAATTCGGCTTGGCCACCATCGGTTACGACGACGAGGGGGTGGCCGCGCAAAGCTGGGATCTGGTGCGCGACGGAATCTTCACCGGCTACCAGCTCGACCGAGTATTCGCGCAGCGACTGGGCCAGCCGCGCTCCAACGGATGCTCGTATGCCGACTCGCCGCACCATGTGCCGATCCAGCGGATGGCCAACGTGTCGCTGCAGCCGGCGCCCGACGACATCAGCACCGACGACTTGATCAGCCGGGTCGAGGACGGCATCTACATCGTCGGCGACAAGTCATGGTCAATCGACATGCAGCGCTACAACTTCCAATTCACCGGCCAGCGTTTCTTCCAGATCCGCGAGGGCAGGCTGGACGGTCAGCTGCGTGACGTGGCCTATCAGGCCACCACCACCGAGTTCTGGAATTCGATGGAGGCTTTGGGGGGAGCGTCGACCTGGCGCCTGGGTGGTGCGTTCAATTGCGGCAAGGCCCAACCCGGACAGATCGCGGCGGTCAGCCACGGCTGCCCGTCGGCGCTGTTCCGCGGCATCAACGTGCTCAACACCCGCACCGAGGGCGGGCGCCAGTGA